From Humisphaera borealis, the proteins below share one genomic window:
- a CDS encoding thermonuclease family protein: MSADSNPPSPIESSAPVISPVDRFLARRARWRKVGLVVLVLLLSSIVLGNVWSQIRGGDDWTRYDRQHFVVQSVMAGDQIAIEPASGGAVTIVKLLGVDTHSVNSNAATQPHWAVESYQALRDVAQGRRVLVALPGLAPRTPDGRLHAYIYLEGDPPALSVNERLIADGNAYADRRREHPFHKQFDQAEQEARRKKRGLWQDVRDDQQPTWRQEWLKKLSAARTERPTTVRVP, translated from the coding sequence GTGTCCGCCGATTCAAATCCACCTTCGCCCATCGAGTCGTCGGCGCCGGTGATTTCTCCCGTCGATCGATTTCTAGCGCGGCGTGCCCGATGGCGCAAAGTCGGGCTGGTTGTCCTCGTCCTGCTCCTGTCGTCCATCGTTCTCGGTAATGTCTGGTCGCAGATCCGCGGCGGCGATGACTGGACGCGCTACGATCGCCAGCACTTCGTCGTGCAATCCGTGATGGCAGGCGATCAGATCGCGATCGAGCCCGCCAGTGGCGGGGCTGTGACGATCGTCAAGCTTCTGGGGGTCGATACCCACTCCGTCAATTCCAACGCCGCGACGCAGCCGCACTGGGCGGTCGAGTCGTACCAGGCTTTGCGGGATGTCGCCCAGGGCAGACGGGTGCTGGTCGCGCTGCCCGGCCTTGCCCCGCGGACGCCCGACGGACGGCTGCACGCGTATATCTATCTCGAAGGCGACCCACCGGCGCTCAGCGTCAACGAGCGTCTCATCGCCGACGGCAACGCCTACGCCGACCGGCGGCGCGAGCACCCGTTCCACAAGCAGTTCGATCAGGCCGAGCAGGAAGCCCGCCGAAAGAAGCGCGGCCTCTGGCAGGATGTCAGGGACGACCAGCAACCCACATGGCGGCAGGAGTGGCTCAAGAAGCTGTCCGCGGCAAGAACCGAGCGGCCGACGACGGTTCGGGTGCCCTGA
- a CDS encoding aspartate kinase, with amino-acid sequence MGLIVQKFGGTSVADAVRIHRAARKAIDAKERGNQVVVVVSAMGDTTDDLIDLAKQVCTVGDREIAPPKREMDQLLVTGEQVTIALFAMAICAQGHQAISFTGGQIGLLTDESFSKARIQSINKQKIFKELDAGKIVIVAGFQGVTSDGDYTTLGRGGSNATLVAVGAVLKADVCENYTDVDGIYTADPRIVKNARKIEKISYDEMLELSGLGASVLQTRAVEFAKKYNVPLHVRNSQNDNEGTWIVAETQNMEHIVVSGAALKKDLTRVTVKAVPDRPGIAARIFHSIAAANISVDDIIQNVMDDNTANISFTVEHGDLHDIKPIVEKLVKEFGGTTAAIYQGELAKVSVVGVGMRVHTGVAERMFDALAKAKVNIQNITTSEIKISCIIDKDHGPIALQAVHDAFDLGKARA; translated from the coding sequence ATGGGCCTCATCGTACAGAAATTCGGCGGCACCAGCGTCGCCGACGCCGTCCGCATACACCGTGCCGCCCGCAAGGCGATCGACGCCAAGGAACGCGGCAACCAGGTCGTGGTCGTGGTCAGCGCCATGGGCGACACCACCGACGACCTCATCGACCTCGCCAAGCAGGTCTGCACCGTCGGCGATCGAGAGATCGCGCCGCCTAAACGCGAAATGGACCAGCTCCTGGTCACCGGCGAACAGGTCACTATCGCGCTGTTCGCGATGGCGATCTGCGCCCAGGGCCACCAGGCGATCAGCTTCACCGGCGGGCAGATCGGGCTGCTGACCGATGAATCGTTCTCCAAGGCCCGCATCCAGAGCATCAACAAGCAGAAGATCTTCAAGGAGCTCGACGCCGGCAAGATTGTCATCGTCGCCGGATTCCAGGGCGTCACGTCCGACGGCGACTACACCACGCTCGGCCGCGGCGGCAGCAATGCCACGCTCGTCGCCGTCGGTGCCGTGCTGAAGGCCGACGTCTGTGAGAACTACACCGACGTCGATGGCATCTACACCGCCGACCCGCGTATCGTGAAGAACGCCCGCAAGATCGAGAAGATCAGCTACGACGAGATGCTGGAGCTGTCGGGCCTGGGCGCCAGCGTCCTGCAGACCCGCGCGGTAGAGTTTGCCAAGAAATACAACGTCCCCCTTCACGTCCGTAACAGCCAGAACGACAACGAAGGCACCTGGATCGTAGCCGAGACACAGAACATGGAACACATCGTCGTATCCGGCGCAGCGCTCAAGAAGGATCTCACCCGCGTGACGGTGAAAGCCGTCCCCGATCGGCCCGGCATTGCCGCGCGGATCTTCCATTCCATCGCGGCGGCCAACATCTCGGTCGATGACATCATCCAGAACGTGATGGACGACAACACTGCCAACATCTCGTTCACCGTCGAGCACGGCGACCTCCACGACATCAAGCCGATCGTCGAAAAGCTCGTCAAGGAGTTCGGCGGAACCACCGCCGCAATCTACCAGGGTGAGCTGGCCAAGGTCAGCGTGGTGGGTGTCGGCATGCGCGTTCACACCGGCGTCGCGGAGCGGATGTTCGACGCACTCGCCAAGGCGAAGGTGAACATTCAGAACATCACCACGAGCGAGATCAAGATTTCCTGCATCATCGACAAGGACCACGGCCCGATCGCACTGCAAGCCGTGCACGATGCGTTCGATCTGGGTAAGGCGCGGGCCTAA
- a CDS encoding cation:proton antiporter, producing the protein MLAAAFTAAWVLGIITQRLKLSPIVGYLLAGIVIGPYTPGFVGDPTIAHQLSELGVILLMFGVGLHFHLGDLLAVRNVAVPGAIFQSLIATGLGVAVAVAYGWTVNSGLVIGMAMAVASTVVLIRVLTDNRMLDTTHGHVAVGWLIVEDILTVIVLVLIPAMGQAGGTAPADASHGASTSIWMTLLIALLKLAAMIVVLLFAGSKIIPWIMVRVAKLRSRELFTLTVMVMAIAIAAGSAYVFGASMALGAFLAGMVVGQSPVSQQAAADALPMRDAFAVIFFTSVGMLFEPAFVVQQPWLLAGGLAIVMIGKPLAALAVVAVIGYPARTALVVALGLAQIGEFSFILSELGQKAKLIDKSGHNLLVACAIVSITLNPLLFQRIGQIEAFLKRWPALWKFLNRRALARETAMNADTGKALEAGTSPVAVIVGYGPVGKTVDSLLRERGHETVVVDMNMETVQAIKRAGRTAIYGDAFNIEVMHQALPRATHLVITLPHHADGRNPLIAAAKLINPEIKIFVRARYISEREELEQVGADAVCYEEAEAAVSLARMVMFDRGADEASVKSETTRIRQEFAATLPGM; encoded by the coding sequence ATGCTGGCCGCCGCTTTCACGGCGGCATGGGTTCTGGGAATCATCACGCAAAGGCTGAAGCTGTCGCCCATCGTCGGCTATCTGCTGGCAGGGATCGTGATCGGGCCCTATACGCCGGGCTTTGTCGGCGACCCCACGATCGCCCACCAGTTGTCCGAGCTGGGCGTCATCCTGCTGATGTTCGGCGTCGGGCTGCACTTTCACCTGGGCGACCTGCTGGCGGTGCGAAACGTCGCGGTGCCGGGCGCGATCTTTCAAAGCCTGATCGCGACGGGCCTGGGCGTGGCCGTCGCGGTTGCGTACGGATGGACGGTGAATTCCGGCCTGGTCATCGGCATGGCGATGGCGGTCGCCAGCACCGTCGTACTGATCCGCGTGCTGACCGACAACCGCATGCTCGATACCACCCACGGCCACGTCGCCGTCGGCTGGCTGATCGTCGAAGACATCCTGACCGTTATCGTGCTGGTGCTGATCCCGGCGATGGGCCAGGCCGGCGGAACGGCACCCGCCGACGCCAGCCATGGCGCGTCAACCTCCATCTGGATGACGCTGCTGATCGCGCTGCTGAAACTGGCGGCGATGATCGTCGTGCTGCTGTTCGCGGGGTCAAAGATCATCCCCTGGATCATGGTGCGGGTCGCCAAGCTGCGGTCGCGGGAGCTCTTCACGTTGACCGTCATGGTGATGGCGATCGCGATCGCGGCGGGGTCGGCGTATGTGTTCGGTGCGTCGATGGCTCTGGGGGCGTTTCTGGCCGGTATGGTCGTCGGGCAGTCGCCGGTCTCGCAGCAGGCCGCCGCCGACGCCCTGCCGATGCGCGATGCGTTCGCCGTGATCTTCTTTACTTCGGTCGGCATGCTCTTTGAGCCCGCGTTCGTCGTGCAGCAGCCATGGCTGCTGGCCGGGGGACTAGCGATCGTCATGATCGGCAAGCCACTGGCGGCGCTGGCTGTTGTGGCGGTCATCGGTTATCCGGCTCGGACGGCGCTGGTCGTGGCGCTTGGCCTCGCGCAGATTGGCGAGTTTTCCTTCATCCTGTCGGAGCTTGGCCAGAAGGCGAAGCTGATCGACAAGTCGGGTCATAACCTGTTGGTGGCGTGTGCGATCGTCTCGATCACGCTCAACCCCCTGCTATTCCAGCGGATCGGGCAGATCGAAGCGTTTCTGAAGCGTTGGCCGGCGCTGTGGAAGTTCCTGAACCGCCGGGCGCTGGCGCGTGAGACGGCGATGAACGCCGACACGGGAAAGGCACTGGAAGCGGGAACCTCACCGGTTGCCGTCATCGTGGGCTATGGCCCGGTTGGCAAGACGGTGGACAGTCTGCTCCGCGAGCGCGGGCATGAAACTGTCGTCGTCGATATGAACATGGAAACGGTGCAGGCGATCAAGCGGGCGGGCCGCACGGCGATCTACGGCGACGCGTTTAACATTGAGGTCATGCACCAGGCACTGCCGCGGGCGACACACCTGGTCATCACCCTGCCGCACCACGCCGACGGCCGCAACCCGCTGATCGCCGCGGCGAAGCTGATCAACCCGGAGATCAAGATCTTCGTCCGCGCCCGCTACATCAGCGAGCGGGAGGAGTTGGAACAAGTCGGTGCTGATGCCGTCTGTTACGAAGAAGCCGAGGCCGCGGTGTCGCTGGCTCGGATGGTCATGTTCGACCGCGGCGCGGACGAGGCTTCGGTCAAGAGCGAAACCACGCGTATTCGGCAGGAGTTCGCGGCGACGCTGCCGGGAATGTGA